The sequence below is a genomic window from Flavobacterium sediminilitoris.
ATGCAGCCATTGTTTTGGCAAAACAGCATAATGCAAAAGTATTGTTAGGAAGTGCTACGCCTAGTTTAGAATCATATTATAATGTTAAAATTGGAAAGTATGGTTTAGTAGAACTTAAAGAAAGATTTGGTAATGTAGTATTGCCAGATATTGAGTTAGTAGATATTAAAGATAAATATTTTAGAAAAAAGATGAATGGTCATTTTTCTGATGTATTATTAAATAAAATTCAAGAGACTTTGTCATTAGGAGAACAAGTTATTTTATTTCAAAATCGAAGAGGCTTTTCTCCATTTGTTGAATGTATGACCTGTGGTCATGTTCCACATTGTCCTAGTTGTGATGTAAGCTTAACATATTATAAGTATAAAAATCAGTTAAGGTGTCATTATTGTAGTTATACAATATCAAATCCAACGCATTGCCATAGTTGTCAGTCAGTAGATTTATCGACTAAAGGATTTGGAACAGAGCAGATAGAATTAGAGTTAAAATCAATTTTTCCAGATAATACTATTGGACGAATGGATCAAGATACAACAAGAGGTAAATTTGGTTACGAAAAGATTATTGATTCATTTAAGAATAGAGAGTATGATATTTTAGTAGGAACGCAAATGTTAGCTAAAGGGTTGGATTTTGATAACGTAACATTAGTTGGAATTCTAAATGCAGATAATTTATTAAATCAACCAAATTTTAGAGCCTATGAAAGAGCTTTTCAAATGATGATTCAAGTAGCAGGAAGAGCAGGACGAAAAGAGAAAAAAGGAAATGTAATTATACAAACATATAATCCATATCATAATACAATTCAGCAAGTTTTGTCTAATGATTATGCCTCTATGTATAACGAGCAAATATATGATAGACAAAATTTTAAATATCCACCATTTTTTAGATTAATTAGATTAACGTTAAAACATAAAGATTTTGAAAGATTAAAAGAAGGATCTTTATGGATGTACAATGTGTTAGTTCAACATTTACAAATTCCTGTTTTAGGACCGGAAGAACCTGCTATTAGTAGAATAAGAAATCAGTATATAAGAACGATTATAATAAAAATTCCATCAAATGCTAATCTAGGAAAAACAAAGAATACGATACAAAGTACTTTGAAGAGCTTTGAATCGATTGCTCAATATAGGTCTATTAAGGTATCAATAAATGTAGATTATTATTAGATAGCTTCAATGGCTTTACTAATTACATCTTTTTTATTTCTACTAATAGGGATTTTTTGTCCATCAATTTCTGCAAATTTGCTATTGAATTTTTCAACTCTATCTAAATTTACAATGTATGACTTATGAATTCGAATAAACTTTCCTTGAGGTAATTCATTTTCAAATGACTTCATTGTGGATAATACTAGATGGCTTTCTTCATCAGTAACAACTTTAATATAATCACCATAGGCTTCAATCCATTTTATTTTATGAGTAAAAACTTTTAATTTTTTTAAGTTACTCTTAATAATAATAGTTTCACCTAATTCTTCATGAGAATCATTTCTTAATTGATGTAATTCAATAGCCTTTTTAACAGCTCTTAAAAAACGCTCTTTTGAAATTGGTTTTTGCAAAAAGTCTGTTGCTTCATAATCGAATGCTTTTACAGCATAATCAGCTTTTGAAGTTATAAAGATTATTTGGGGTTTAACTTTTAGTCCATCTAATAGGTCAAAACCGCTTATTAGAGGCATCTCTATGTCTAAAAATATTAAATCAACAATATTATTATTTAAAGAATTTTTTGCTTCTAACGCATTAGCAAAATCACCAACTAAATTAAGATTTGGGGATTCATTAACAAGCTTTGTTATCGTCATTCTTTGTATTGCACTATCATCAACAACTATACAATTCAACTTCATATACCTATAATTTAATGATAAAAGTATAGCAAAAAAATTAATACAGCAAATAAAAGCGTAATTTTTGTGTAAAAAATGAACTATAAATTGTTATTTAAAATAAATTGACTATTTTTGCACTCAATTTTAAACAAATTAATATAATTTATTATGAATCACTATGAAACTGTTTTCATCTTGAATCCCGTTTTATCTGAACAACAGATAAAGGAAACAGTAAGTAAATTTGAAAGTTTTCTTACTTCTAAAGGGGCTGAGATGGTATCGAAAGAAGATTGGGGCTTGAAAAAATTAGCTTACGAAATTCAACACAAAAAAAGCGGATTTTATCATTTATTTGAATTCAAAGCTCCAGGAGATATAATCATTGGATTTGAAACTGAATTCCGTCGTGACGAGCGTATTATGCGTTTCTTAACTGTAGCTTTAGATAAGCATGCAATTTCTTGGGCTGAAAGAAGAAGAGTAAAATTAAAATCTAAATCAAACTAATTATGTCAACTTTAGAGCAATCTGCAAAAGGGAAAAAAGAGGGAGATATTAGATATCTTACTCCTTTGAATATAGAAACTAACAAGCAAAAAAAATACTGTCGTTTCAAAAAATCAGGTATTAAATATATCGATTATAAAGATGCTGACTTCTTATTAAAGTTTGTTAACGAACAAGGTAAAATTTTACCAAGAAGATTAACAGGTACTTCATTAAAGTATCAAAGAAAAGTGTCTGTAGCTGTTAAAAGAGCTCGTCACTTAGCTTTAATGCCATATGTGGCTGATTTATTAAAATAATTAAAAATAACAGTTGTTGGTTTTCAGTTAAAATGAAACCTAACTTCTAAAAATATAAGGACAACAACATGGAACTTATTTTAAAACAAGACGTACAGAATTTAGGATTTAAAGATGATATTGTAACTGTAAAAAATGGTTATGGTCGTAATTATTTAATTCCACAAGGATTTGCAGCTTTAGCAACTCCATCAGCAAAAAAAGTTTTAGCTGAAAATTTAAAACAAAAAGCACATAAAGAGCAAAAAATTGTTGACGATGCTAAGAAAGTTGCAGAGTCATTAAGAGCTTTAGATATTAAAATTTCTGCAAAAGCAGGTGGTGATAAATTATTTGGTTCTGTTACTAATGCTAATATTGCTGAAATATTAGAGAAAAACGGTCAATCAATTGATAAAAAATTCATTACAAGTGGTGTAGTTAAGCGTGTTGGTAAATATACAGCTAGTGTTAGACTTCATAGAGATGTAATTGTAGAATTACCTTATGAAATTATTGCAGAAAAAGCATAATTTTATAAAAAAAATTATAGTTAGCCCTTCATTATTGGAGGGCTTTTTTTTTATATTTACACCATGAAGTACGCTAGACTAACAAAAGAACAATTAGAAGAACTTCACCCAGAATTTATTACTTTTTTAGCAACACAATCTATTGATAAAAAGGAATGGGATGAATTAAAAAAAAATAACTCAGAAATAGTATCGCAAGAAATTGATATTTTTTCAGATATGATATGGGATAGAGCTGTTTCTAATGTTAATTTTATAGACCACTTTTCTAAAAATTATATTTTTCTATTTAAATGTGTAGAAAATATAGTTTATTCTTATGTAATTAATACAAAAGAAGAATCTGTTGATTTCCTTTCAACAGATGGAATAAATTGGTTAAGTGAAAATATTTTTTCAGACGTAATTGAAATTCAAAAAGGAAGAAAAGACATTTCTGATGATCGAAATGGAGCTCTTTTTTCAATAATTAAACAAGG
It includes:
- a CDS encoding LytR/AlgR family response regulator transcription factor; this translates as MKLNCIVVDDSAIQRMTITKLVNESPNLNLVGDFANALEAKNSLNNNIVDLIFLDIEMPLISGFDLLDGLKVKPQIIFITSKADYAVKAFDYEATDFLQKPISKERFLRAVKKAIELHQLRNDSHEELGETIIIKSNLKKLKVFTHKIKWIEAYGDYIKVVTDEESHLVLSTMKSFENELPQGKFIRIHKSYIVNLDRVEKFNSKFAEIDGQKIPISRNKKDVISKAIEAI
- the rpsF gene encoding 30S ribosomal protein S6, with protein sequence MNHYETVFILNPVLSEQQIKETVSKFESFLTSKGAEMVSKEDWGLKKLAYEIQHKKSGFYHLFEFKAPGDIIIGFETEFRRDERIMRFLTVALDKHAISWAERRRVKLKSKSN
- the rpsR gene encoding 30S ribosomal protein S18, producing MSTLEQSAKGKKEGDIRYLTPLNIETNKQKKYCRFKKSGIKYIDYKDADFLLKFVNEQGKILPRRLTGTSLKYQRKVSVAVKRARHLALMPYVADLLK
- the rplI gene encoding 50S ribosomal protein L9, with protein sequence MELILKQDVQNLGFKDDIVTVKNGYGRNYLIPQGFAALATPSAKKVLAENLKQKAHKEQKIVDDAKKVAESLRALDIKISAKAGGDKLFGSVTNANIAEILEKNGQSIDKKFITSGVVKRVGKYTASVRLHRDVIVELPYEIIAEKA
- a CDS encoding DUF6495 family protein, whose translation is MKYARLTKEQLEELHPEFITFLATQSIDKKEWDELKKNNSEIVSQEIDIFSDMIWDRAVSNVNFIDHFSKNYIFLFKCVENIVYSYVINTKEESVDFLSTDGINWLSENIFSDVIEIQKGRKDISDDRNGALFSIIKQGGIISKGELFTKLEHLLNQ